A DNA window from Corynebacterium ciconiae DSM 44920 contains the following coding sequences:
- a CDS encoding ABC transporter permease — MSTTSPTVSARSAAEITTATAPAGPSRLNDMAAVAVAVASKAITVLAVVIVVVMISWAAVPGLFSSAHPLAVTPNSLQPPSAQHWFGTDATGRDVYARVVYGARHSLAGALIAVLVGGIVGTAMGVLAGARGGLVDTLLMRLVDVLLAIPALLLSLSIIIIVGFGTINASIAVGVTTVAMFARLARSRVLSVMQADYVEAAFGSGASFSRVLLRHVLPNSLTPVIAVAALQFGSAILQISTLGFLGYGATPPTPEWGLLVADGRDYVATAWWLTVLPGLVVVLAVLAVTRLSRLVHRKVAV, encoded by the coding sequence ATGAGCACCACAAGCCCTACTGTGTCGGCGCGGTCTGCGGCAGAGATCACAACCGCTACTGCTCCCGCCGGCCCGAGTCGCCTGAACGACATGGCCGCTGTTGCGGTCGCCGTCGCCTCGAAGGCGATCACGGTGCTTGCGGTTGTGATCGTGGTGGTGATGATCAGCTGGGCTGCGGTGCCTGGGCTGTTCAGTAGCGCCCATCCGCTGGCGGTGACTCCGAATTCGCTGCAGCCGCCATCTGCACAGCATTGGTTTGGCACGGATGCCACCGGGCGTGATGTGTATGCCCGGGTGGTCTATGGTGCGCGCCACTCCCTGGCAGGGGCGCTCATCGCGGTACTTGTGGGAGGCATCGTGGGCACGGCGATGGGGGTGCTCGCCGGCGCCCGCGGTGGGCTGGTGGACACCCTGCTCATGCGGTTAGTGGATGTGCTGCTAGCCATTCCGGCTCTGCTGTTGAGCCTGTCGATCATCATCATCGTGGGCTTCGGCACTATCAACGCCTCGATCGCGGTGGGCGTGACCACCGTGGCGATGTTCGCCCGCTTGGCTCGTTCGCGGGTGCTCAGCGTGATGCAGGCCGACTATGTGGAGGCCGCTTTCGGATCGGGGGCCAGCTTTTCACGGGTGCTGCTGCGCCACGTTCTTCCTAATTCCCTCACCCCCGTGATCGCTGTGGCGGCGCTGCAATTCGGCAGCGCGATTCTGCAGATCTCCACCTTGGGCTTCTTGGGCTACGGCGCCACCCCGCCCACGCCCGAATGGGGATTGCTGGTGGCCGATGGGCGCGACTATGTCGCTACCGCCTGGTGGCTCACTGTTCTGCCCGGTCTCGTCGTGGTTCTCGCAGTACTCGCCGTCACCCGGTTGAGCCGACTCGTGCACAGAAAGGTTGCGGTCTAG
- a CDS encoding dipeptide ABC transporter ATP-binding protein — translation MSSTPLLSIEGLSVSYGDSPAVSLIDATLQAGETLAIVGESGSGKTTTAQAIVGLLGESARITHGSIRLNGEELVGRPEKFMRTVRGRRIGLVPQDPTTSFNPVHTIGQMISEAIAIHDPRGATQQRVVELLEKVGVDRPELRAGQYPHELSGGLRQRALIAAAIAGEPELIIADEPTSALDVTVQDVVLDVLADMTRELGAGVVLITHDLAVAGDRADRIMVMNKGKVVETGTSARVLGAPKEDYTQRLISHAPSLHVAELQAPATAVERELVLRVEELSKSFPGVTAVDTVSFTVDRGTTHGLVGESGSGKTTIGRIITMFQTPSSGRVLLGGKEVSAATPAEIRSLRRRIQLVYQNPYSSFDPRLSLGESVAEPLRNFGLARRRRERQEQVAEAFARVHLDPALAARRPRELSGGQLQRAAIARALVVRPELIVLDEAVSALDVTVQSQILDTLHDLQEEFGVSYVFISHDLAVVRAISSTVSVMRRGRQVDYGTVAEVFEHPTDEFTQRLLHAIPGWVLRERLEQQRHIDYVI, via the coding sequence ATGTCTTCAACCCCGCTTCTCTCCATCGAAGGCCTCAGCGTGTCCTATGGAGATTCCCCAGCAGTTTCGCTTATCGACGCCACCCTCCAGGCCGGAGAAACCCTCGCCATCGTGGGAGAATCCGGCTCCGGTAAAACCACCACAGCCCAGGCCATAGTGGGCCTGCTCGGTGAAAGCGCCCGCATCACCCATGGTTCAATCCGGTTGAACGGAGAGGAACTCGTGGGCCGGCCGGAAAAGTTTATGCGCACGGTGCGCGGGCGAAGGATCGGGTTGGTGCCGCAGGATCCCACCACCTCGTTCAACCCGGTACACACCATTGGTCAGATGATTAGCGAGGCGATCGCTATTCACGATCCCCGCGGTGCCACCCAGCAGCGGGTGGTGGAGCTGCTGGAAAAGGTTGGGGTGGACCGGCCAGAGTTGCGTGCGGGCCAATACCCCCACGAGCTGTCTGGTGGTTTGCGTCAGCGGGCACTCATCGCCGCCGCGATCGCGGGGGAACCTGAGCTGATCATCGCGGACGAGCCCACCTCGGCCCTCGATGTGACGGTGCAGGATGTGGTGCTCGATGTGCTCGCCGATATGACGCGCGAACTCGGCGCTGGCGTGGTGCTCATTACCCACGATTTGGCGGTGGCCGGCGACCGAGCTGATCGCATCATGGTGATGAACAAAGGGAAGGTAGTAGAAACCGGCACCTCAGCGAGGGTGTTGGGCGCTCCGAAAGAAGACTACACGCAGCGGCTCATTTCTCATGCTCCCTCCTTGCACGTCGCAGAGCTTCAAGCTCCCGCGACTGCCGTGGAGCGCGAGCTGGTGCTGCGGGTGGAGGAGCTATCGAAGAGCTTCCCTGGGGTCACCGCCGTGGACACGGTGTCCTTCACGGTGGATCGCGGTACAACCCACGGGCTGGTGGGGGAGTCGGGCTCGGGCAAGACCACGATCGGCCGGATCATCACCATGTTCCAGACTCCCTCCTCTGGACGGGTGCTATTGGGGGGTAAGGAGGTCAGTGCGGCCACACCTGCAGAGATCCGCAGCTTACGCAGGAGAATACAGCTGGTTTATCAGAATCCCTACTCCTCCTTTGATCCGCGGCTGAGCCTCGGCGAATCGGTGGCAGAACCGTTGCGGAATTTCGGGCTAGCGCGGCGCCGTCGCGAGCGGCAGGAACAGGTGGCCGAGGCCTTCGCCAGGGTGCACCTTGATCCCGCGCTGGCTGCGCGGCGCCCTCGGGAACTCTCAGGTGGGCAGTTGCAGCGCGCCGCCATCGCCCGCGCTTTGGTGGTACGGCCCGAACTCATCGTGCTGGATGAGGCAGTCAGCGCCTTGGATGTGACAGTGCAATCCCAAATCCTAGACACCCTGCATGATCTGCAGGAGGAGTTCGGGGTGAGCTACGTGTTCATCTCTCACGATCTGGCTGTGGTGCGGGCGATCTCTTCCACTGTGTCTGTGATGCGCAGGGGCCGGCAGGTGGACTACGGCACCGTGGCGGAGGTGTTTGAGCACCCCACCGATGAGTTCACACAGCGCTTGCTGCATGCCATCCCAGGGTGGGTGTTGCGTGAACGCCTTGAGCAGCAGCGCCACATCGACTACGTGATATAA
- a CDS encoding alpha/beta hydrolase yields the protein MITHDGIRTRTYHWPVAKPRYVVQIVHGMAEHAGRYGEFAEFLTSHGVAVVAHDHRGHGPEAAAAGELGHFADEGGWSRVVEDISLVRTHFQKSYPGVPWIMLGHSMGSFATRDYLTRGYKPLAGAILVGTGRWPRYATPGLMLANLLAARASRSTAHFLNTLVFAGYNKGFERRTSHDWLCSDPAVVDAYCADPMCGFVPTNQFFADFLGAHKRVNTRATFTATPRNLPILVVSGANDPVGGASGATRVANRYDAAGVERVSALVYPGKRHEILQETNKQQVCEDLLLWMSTL from the coding sequence GTGATCACTCACGATGGAATCAGAACTCGCACCTATCACTGGCCGGTAGCCAAGCCGCGCTATGTGGTGCAGATCGTGCACGGCATGGCCGAACATGCAGGCCGATATGGCGAGTTTGCCGAGTTTCTCACGAGCCATGGCGTCGCCGTGGTGGCCCACGATCATCGTGGGCATGGGCCCGAGGCCGCTGCGGCGGGGGAACTCGGGCACTTCGCCGATGAAGGCGGCTGGTCGCGCGTGGTGGAGGACATCTCCTTAGTGCGCACGCACTTTCAGAAGAGCTATCCGGGTGTGCCGTGGATCATGCTCGGCCATTCCATGGGCTCTTTTGCCACCCGCGACTATCTCACCCGTGGTTATAAGCCACTAGCCGGCGCGATTCTGGTGGGCACCGGCCGCTGGCCGCGCTACGCCACCCCGGGGCTGATGCTGGCGAACCTGCTGGCTGCCCGCGCATCCCGCAGCACCGCTCATTTCCTCAACACCCTGGTTTTTGCCGGCTATAACAAGGGATTCGAGCGCCGCACCAGCCACGATTGGCTCTGCTCTGATCCGGCAGTGGTGGACGCCTACTGCGCCGACCCGATGTGCGGATTCGTGCCCACCAACCAGTTTTTCGCAGACTTCCTTGGTGCCCACAAGCGGGTGAATACCCGCGCCACGTTCACCGCCACTCCACGGAACCTGCCCATTTTGGTGGTCTCCGGCGCCAATGATCCGGTAGGCGGGGCGAGCGGTGCCACTCGGGTGGCTAACCGTTACGATGCCGCCGGTGTGGAGCGAGTGAGCGCCTTGGTGTATCCGGGCAAGCGGCACGAAATCCTGCAGGAAACAAACAAGCAGCAGGTCTGTGAAGACCTGCTGCTGTGGATGTCTACGCTTTAG
- a CDS encoding mechanosensitive ion channel family protein, producing MNADILSLSSMTMPAGRSVQAAVSSTVDTTVDTIGSWWDQPLVQEWLISKPIHIAIIVVVAIALNYFLRKLITKVAANAAASDKRAKLGFGAAHNDPAEEEEDPKKAELLRQQIAAQDKARAQRREARMMTLAAVGRSAVSIVVWVWAALAVLDEVGVNVTPLIASAGVVGVALGFGAQALVKDFLSGIFMMIEDQYGVGDTISVGEIAGDVEDVSLRVTTVRDVDGVLWFVRNGEILSVGNYSQGYSIARIEIPVSLAADVDAAQQTIFDTVQRSAAAEEYRADILGDPELAGISKFNVDHMVVRVNIKVMPAKKWAVERAMTAEIMKAMHAADIHAPYRFGYGFGTPGAPEGLD from the coding sequence GTGAATGCAGACATTCTTTCCCTCAGCTCTATGACCATGCCGGCCGGCCGCTCTGTGCAGGCCGCGGTAAGTTCCACGGTGGACACCACCGTGGACACTATCGGCTCATGGTGGGATCAGCCCCTGGTGCAGGAGTGGCTGATCTCGAAGCCGATTCACATCGCCATCATTGTGGTGGTGGCGATTGCCCTCAACTATTTCTTGCGCAAGCTCATCACCAAGGTGGCCGCTAATGCCGCTGCGAGCGACAAACGCGCCAAGCTCGGTTTCGGTGCCGCGCATAACGACCCCGCCGAAGAGGAAGAAGATCCCAAGAAGGCCGAGCTGCTACGCCAGCAAATTGCGGCCCAGGATAAGGCCCGAGCGCAGCGTCGTGAAGCGCGCATGATGACTCTCGCCGCAGTGGGCCGCTCGGCCGTGTCCATCGTGGTGTGGGTGTGGGCCGCACTCGCTGTTCTGGACGAGGTGGGCGTGAATGTGACCCCGCTGATCGCCTCCGCTGGTGTGGTAGGCGTGGCCCTCGGCTTCGGCGCGCAGGCGCTGGTGAAGGACTTCCTCTCCGGTATCTTCATGATGATCGAGGACCAGTACGGAGTGGGCGATACCATTTCCGTGGGCGAGATCGCCGGCGATGTGGAAGATGTGTCGCTGCGCGTGACCACGGTGCGCGATGTAGACGGCGTGCTGTGGTTCGTGCGCAATGGCGAGATCCTCTCCGTGGGTAACTACTCCCAGGGCTACTCCATTGCCCGGATTGAGATCCCCGTGTCGCTGGCTGCGGATGTGGATGCCGCCCAGCAAACCATTTTCGACACGGTGCAGCGCTCCGCCGCCGCCGAGGAATACCGCGCCGATATTCTGGGCGATCCGGAGCTGGCGGGTATCTCCAAGTTCAACGTGGACCACATGGTGGTGCGCGTGAACATCAAGGTGATGCCAGCGAAGAAGTGGGCTGTGGAGCGAGCCATGACCGCCGAGATTATGAAGGCCATGCACGCAGCCGATATCCACGCCCCCTACCGCTTCGGCTATGGCTTCGGCACCCCGGGCGCTCCGGAAGGCCTCGACTAG
- a CDS encoding CPBP family intramembrane glutamic endopeptidase, which yields MNTLSQRPLVASIGVVVIALLSLQIGAVITGHPAENTGPALLAYIVPIIVACAGLWWLKLTSLLSPAGFRPASMVRLGWPILTVSMVFFAVNLVFMKEPTAEESAGSIKRLVFLVLIMAATAFFEEVIFRGIVQHILISNPDITYSRAVIVSAILFALAHLANLIHSPEMIIATSSQVLYAFALGVFLSSLMLRTRNLWLPIIGHFIFNVLGSFTSVFTLPDTPASDIPIFAGILQLVLISPLLIIGLRWLKKDHS from the coding sequence ATGAACACACTCTCGCAGCGCCCGCTCGTGGCCAGCATCGGCGTTGTTGTTATTGCCCTCCTCAGCCTCCAGATTGGGGCTGTGATCACTGGCCACCCCGCCGAGAACACCGGCCCCGCTCTGCTTGCTTATATCGTTCCGATCATCGTCGCCTGCGCTGGTCTGTGGTGGTTGAAACTCACTTCGCTGCTCTCCCCTGCCGGATTCCGCCCCGCCAGCATGGTCCGTCTCGGCTGGCCCATATTGACAGTATCTATGGTCTTCTTCGCCGTGAACCTAGTGTTCATGAAAGAGCCAACTGCGGAGGAAAGCGCAGGGTCGATCAAGCGCCTAGTGTTCCTCGTGCTTATCATGGCGGCAACCGCCTTCTTCGAGGAAGTGATTTTTCGCGGCATCGTTCAGCACATCCTGATCTCGAACCCTGACATTACCTACTCCCGAGCAGTCATTGTCAGCGCGATATTGTTTGCCCTCGCTCATCTCGCTAACCTAATCCATTCGCCAGAAATGATCATCGCCACCTCCAGCCAAGTGCTCTACGCTTTCGCACTCGGAGTGTTTCTATCTTCACTTATGTTGCGCACTCGGAACCTATGGTTACCCATTATTGGTCACTTCATTTTCAATGTACTCGGCAGTTTCACTAGTGTCTTTACCCTTCCGGACACACCAGCTAGCGACATACCTATCTTCGCGGGCATCCTGCAACTGGTACTCATCTCCCCGCTGCTCATCATTGGACTGCGCTGGCTTAAGAAAGACCACAGCTAG
- a CDS encoding TIGR04053 family radical SAM/SPASM domain-containing protein — protein sequence MPVVRTVRHDINQKPFIVIWEVTRACGLVCRHCRADAQHHAAPGQLSTEEGKALLERLAAYEHPRPLVVLTGGDPFEREDLVELTAYGTSLGLSMSLSPSVTPKLTRERITALREAGGKAMSMSLDGAFPETHDAFRGFSGTFEQTLAMAPVINELGYRLQINSTLTKTNIHEAPDLLQRVIDMGAKMWYVFFLVPTGRGAALNSLSPLEREDALHWLHDVSDRIAIKTTEAPQYRRVVLQAQQAKEEGRPGYTGGPLYRELTERTIELLGEHPTAPRRPRAPMAVNSGSGFAFVDHVGDVYPSGFLPMHCGNVKEQDFHDIYANSEAFRALRDPDHWHGKCSVCDFHSVCGGSRSTAFALTGDYRASDPTCAYIPPAWAERHPQDCGVDRAALAKLIGTEAMRSYSPELPASQPRQAEASAGAAASAAPAAH from the coding sequence ATGCCGGTGGTGCGTACCGTTCGCCACGACATCAACCAGAAACCATTCATCGTCATCTGGGAGGTCACCCGCGCTTGTGGGTTGGTGTGCAGGCACTGCCGCGCGGACGCGCAGCACCACGCCGCCCCGGGCCAGCTCAGCACCGAGGAAGGCAAGGCGCTGCTTGAACGCCTTGCCGCATATGAGCACCCCCGCCCCTTGGTGGTACTCACCGGTGGCGATCCTTTTGAGCGTGAGGACCTCGTGGAGCTGACTGCGTATGGCACCTCGCTTGGGTTGAGCATGTCGCTTTCTCCGTCGGTGACTCCCAAGCTCACCCGCGAGCGCATCACCGCGCTGCGGGAGGCCGGTGGCAAGGCCATGTCCATGTCCCTCGACGGTGCCTTCCCCGAAACGCACGACGCCTTTCGAGGATTTTCCGGCACCTTTGAACAAACCCTAGCCATGGCGCCCGTTATTAATGAGCTTGGTTATCGCCTGCAAATCAACTCCACGCTCACTAAGACCAATATTCACGAGGCCCCCGATCTTTTGCAGCGAGTGATCGATATGGGGGCCAAGATGTGGTACGTATTCTTCCTCGTGCCCACCGGCCGCGGCGCGGCCCTGAATTCTTTAAGCCCGCTGGAGCGCGAAGATGCCTTGCACTGGCTGCACGATGTCTCCGATCGCATCGCCATTAAAACCACCGAGGCGCCGCAGTATCGCCGCGTAGTACTCCAAGCACAGCAGGCCAAGGAGGAGGGGCGCCCTGGTTACACGGGTGGCCCGCTCTATCGCGAACTCACTGAGCGCACCATCGAGCTTCTCGGGGAGCATCCCACTGCTCCGCGTCGACCCCGTGCTCCCATGGCGGTGAATTCCGGCTCTGGATTCGCCTTTGTGGACCATGTGGGCGATGTGTATCCGAGCGGCTTTTTGCCGATGCACTGTGGCAATGTGAAAGAACAAGACTTTCACGATATCTATGCCAACTCCGAGGCCTTCCGGGCCTTGCGCGATCCTGATCATTGGCATGGGAAGTGCTCGGTGTGTGATTTCCACTCAGTGTGTGGTGGTTCTCGGTCGACGGCCTTCGCCCTGACGGGCGATTACCGCGCCTCCGACCCCACCTGCGCCTATATTCCGCCTGCATGGGCCGAGCGACACCCGCAGGATTGCGGAGTGGATCGCGCGGCCTTGGCCAAGCTCATCGGTACGGAGGCGATGCGCAGTTATTCCCCCGAATTGCCGGCCTCCCAGCCCCGCCAGGCGGAGGCCAGCGCAGGCGCAGCAGCCTCCGCAGCCCCCGCTGCCCACTAA
- the pepN gene encoding aminopeptidase N translates to MTSVNLTREEARARAAMLATEHYDIVLDLTTSEETFRSTTTVRFQVKQDGDTFIDLRDAHIHSASLDGEEFTPDYSSEHGLQLRGLSVGEHTLVVDADCTYSHSGQGLHRYVDPADGKVYLYSQFETADAKRVYACFDQPDLKATYHLTAVTPQEWIVITNGETTYSDTDGGRVHTADFPYPISTYIAAVCAGPYHEVRETWTGELTHHPETPADQPTTLEIPMGLYCRASLAESLDAERIFTETRQGFDFYHRNFGVAYPFGKYDQVFVPEFNMGAMENAGCVTHRDEYVFDSQVTHYMYERRADTILHEMAHMWFGDLVTMEWWDDLWLNESFATWAAAISQAEETRYDTAWTTFAYVEKSWAYKQDQLPSTHPISTDASDIETVEQNFDGITYAKGASVLKQLQSYVGREAFFAGVRRHFARNAFANATFDDLLASLEEASGRDLSEWSSQWLKTTGINSFSVEATTTDGAYDSFTIVQSGAAPGEGETRTHRLAVGLYSRKDSAVVRTQRVELDVEGERTEVPELIGAPEADLVLVNDDDLTYCLYQADEKSLSFISEHIDEIEDSMARALCWSAASQATRDGHMPARDFLALVERGITAETELAVLERILLQARITLNSYADPEWADREGKQAFARTLFDALSHPHDLAAGVDAQLPFFKTLAHVECGDTEAEFFRSILDGNCTVPELTIDSEIRWSALTALIARGDIADPEAAIAAEKERDATGSGQKAAWRATAAINTPENKAAVYERLTTAAAEISNLELRHTLEGLLFAGSDPNLQQFNERFVELAPTLWRELSQETAQPLLQGIYPRWDISPEGVVRSCQLLETDIPAALARLVAESLDAQKRALLNREVDALAGQRS, encoded by the coding sequence ATGACAAGTGTGAATCTGACCCGAGAAGAGGCGCGCGCTCGCGCGGCCATGCTAGCAACCGAGCACTATGACATCGTGCTTGACCTGACCACCTCTGAAGAAACGTTCCGTTCCACCACCACGGTGCGCTTCCAGGTGAAACAAGACGGCGATACCTTCATTGATCTGCGCGACGCCCACATCCACTCGGCTTCCCTCGATGGCGAAGAGTTCACGCCGGACTACTCCTCTGAGCACGGTCTGCAGCTGCGGGGGCTGAGCGTCGGCGAGCATACTCTGGTGGTGGATGCCGATTGCACCTATTCGCATTCGGGCCAAGGTTTGCATCGCTACGTGGACCCTGCCGACGGCAAGGTGTATCTGTACTCCCAGTTTGAGACAGCCGATGCCAAGCGCGTCTACGCCTGCTTTGACCAGCCGGACCTCAAGGCCACCTACCATCTCACTGCGGTGACTCCGCAGGAGTGGATCGTGATCACCAATGGTGAAACCACCTATTCCGACACCGACGGCGGCCGCGTGCACACGGCCGATTTCCCCTACCCGATCTCCACCTACATTGCCGCAGTCTGCGCCGGCCCCTACCACGAGGTGCGTGAGACTTGGACAGGCGAGCTCACCCACCACCCCGAAACCCCCGCCGATCAGCCGACGACGCTCGAGATCCCCATGGGACTGTACTGCCGGGCTTCTTTGGCGGAGTCCCTCGATGCGGAACGCATCTTCACCGAGACCCGCCAAGGCTTCGATTTCTACCACCGCAACTTCGGTGTGGCCTACCCCTTCGGTAAATACGATCAGGTGTTTGTGCCCGAATTCAACATGGGCGCGATGGAAAATGCCGGCTGTGTCACCCACCGTGACGAGTATGTGTTTGATTCTCAGGTCACCCACTACATGTATGAGCGTCGCGCTGACACGATCCTGCACGAGATGGCCCACATGTGGTTCGGCGACCTCGTCACCATGGAGTGGTGGGACGATCTCTGGCTCAACGAGTCCTTCGCCACCTGGGCTGCCGCAATCTCCCAGGCGGAGGAGACCCGCTATGACACGGCGTGGACCACTTTCGCCTATGTGGAAAAGTCGTGGGCCTATAAGCAGGATCAGCTGCCCTCGACGCACCCGATCTCTACGGACGCCTCCGACATCGAGACGGTGGAGCAGAATTTCGATGGCATCACCTACGCCAAGGGCGCATCGGTGCTCAAGCAGCTGCAATCCTATGTGGGCCGCGAGGCGTTCTTCGCTGGGGTGCGTCGTCACTTCGCGCGCAATGCTTTCGCTAATGCCACCTTCGACGATCTACTTGCATCCCTCGAGGAGGCCTCGGGGCGTGACCTCTCGGAGTGGTCGAGCCAGTGGCTGAAGACCACCGGCATCAATTCTTTCTCGGTGGAGGCGACCACCACCGACGGGGCCTATGATTCCTTCACCATCGTGCAGTCCGGTGCCGCCCCAGGCGAGGGCGAGACCCGCACCCACCGTCTTGCAGTGGGGCTGTACAGCCGCAAGGATTCTGCGGTGGTGCGCACCCAGCGCGTTGAGTTGGATGTTGAGGGCGAACGCACCGAGGTGCCCGAGTTGATCGGTGCGCCAGAGGCCGATCTGGTTCTGGTCAATGACGACGATCTCACTTACTGCCTCTACCAGGCCGATGAGAAGAGCCTGAGCTTCATCTCTGAGCACATCGATGAGATCGAGGACTCCATGGCGCGTGCCCTGTGCTGGTCTGCCGCCAGCCAGGCCACCCGCGATGGCCACATGCCGGCCCGTGATTTCCTTGCTCTGGTCGAGCGCGGCATCACTGCCGAGACCGAGCTGGCTGTGCTCGAGCGCATTCTGCTCCAAGCACGCATCACTCTGAACTCCTACGCCGATCCCGAGTGGGCAGACCGCGAAGGCAAGCAGGCGTTTGCCCGCACGCTTTTCGACGCTCTCTCGCACCCGCACGATCTGGCTGCCGGAGTGGATGCCCAGCTGCCCTTCTTCAAGACACTGGCGCACGTGGAATGTGGCGATACCGAAGCCGAGTTCTTCCGCTCCATCCTCGACGGCAACTGCACGGTGCCTGAGCTGACCATCGACAGCGAGATCCGGTGGAGTGCGCTGACCGCGCTCATCGCCCGCGGCGATATTGCCGACCCAGAGGCAGCGATTGCCGCCGAGAAGGAGCGCGACGCCACCGGTTCGGGGCAAAAGGCCGCGTGGCGGGCGACCGCGGCTATCAACACCCCCGAGAACAAGGCCGCTGTCTACGAGCGCCTCACCACCGCCGCAGCAGAGATCTCCAACTTGGAGCTGCGCCACACCCTCGAAGGCTTGCTCTTTGCCGGCTCGGACCCGAACCTGCAGCAGTTCAATGAGCGCTTCGTGGAGCTTGCCCCCACACTGTGGCGTGAGCTGTCTCAGGAGACCGCCCAACCATTGCTTCAGGGCATCTATCCGCGGTGGGATATCAGCCCCGAAGGCGTGGTGCGCTCGTGTCAGCTGCTCGAGACGGACATCCCGGCTGCTTTGGCGCGCCTAGTGGCAGAAAGCTTGGATGCCCAGAAGCGCGCGCTACTCAACCGCGAAGTGGACGCGCTCGCTGGTCAGCGCAGCTAG
- a CDS encoding mycothiol-dependent nitroreductase Rv2466c family protein: MTNQRTVSFYFDVTCPFCWITSRWIKEVEQVRDIAVSWQPMSLAVLNEGREELPEDYKEMMKATWAPARVFVAVAEQYPEKLDELYTAMGTRIHHGGELTARGYHAADEVIAAALAEVGLPAELLDAGHTDAQDDTLRAYQKRAMDKVGDEVGTPVIELGDVAFFGPVLTRVPRGEEAGELFDASCTLAGYPYFFELKRSRTEAPQL, encoded by the coding sequence ATGACTAATCAACGCACCGTGAGCTTTTATTTCGACGTCACCTGTCCTTTTTGTTGGATTACCTCCCGCTGGATCAAGGAGGTGGAGCAGGTCCGCGACATCGCCGTGAGCTGGCAGCCGATGAGTCTGGCGGTACTCAACGAAGGCCGCGAGGAGCTGCCCGAGGACTACAAGGAAATGATGAAGGCCACGTGGGCCCCGGCCCGCGTCTTCGTTGCCGTGGCAGAGCAGTACCCCGAGAAACTCGATGAGCTCTACACCGCCATGGGCACCCGCATCCACCACGGCGGCGAACTCACCGCCCGCGGCTATCACGCCGCCGACGAGGTGATCGCAGCAGCTCTGGCCGAGGTAGGCTTACCCGCCGAGCTTCTCGACGCCGGCCACACCGACGCCCAGGACGACACCCTGCGCGCTTATCAGAAGCGCGCCATGGACAAGGTGGGCGATGAAGTGGGCACACCCGTGATCGAGCTCGGCGATGTGGCCTTCTTCGGCCCTGTACTCACCCGAGTGCCGCGCGGCGAAGAGGCAGGCGAGCTTTTCGACGCCTCCTGCACCCTCGCCGGCTATCCGTATTTCTTCGAACTCAAGCGTTCACGCACCGAGGCGCCTCAACTCTAA
- a CDS encoding GmrSD restriction endonuclease domain-containing protein: MKKSLAALLACLMLAACSTDSSPEHSSTSTPPATSTSPATTTDAAGDTPSAAVDDTNELPDFAAHAAEMLDQLEVKGRAPTTGYSRDEFGQRWSDDVSVEFGHNGCDTRNDILRRDLVDLFLKPNTHDCVVLRGRLLDPYTGQWMDFERGERSSEIQIDHVVALSNAWQTGAQQLSEEARRDFANDPRNLLAVSGWQNQQKGAGDAATWLPKDSSFRCTYVRSQIEVKRAYGLWVTPPEKDAMQRILRQCPSEIERSSAEPPRAEQPATEQLAPDQAPQITGDEAHVPAAPADAGDYVANCAQARAQGLAPLHRGEPGYRPGLDGDNDGIACE; encoded by the coding sequence GTGAAAAAATCTCTGGCCGCCCTGCTTGCTTGTCTGATGTTGGCGGCCTGTTCTACCGATTCCTCGCCAGAACACTCATCCACCTCCACGCCACCTGCCACATCCACGTCCCCTGCCACCACCACGGACGCGGCAGGCGATACGCCTTCGGCCGCAGTTGATGACACCAACGAGCTTCCGGACTTCGCCGCCCACGCTGCAGAGATGCTCGATCAACTCGAGGTCAAAGGCCGGGCCCCCACCACCGGCTATTCGAGGGACGAGTTTGGGCAGCGATGGAGCGATGATGTGTCAGTGGAGTTCGGCCACAACGGCTGCGATACCCGCAATGATATTTTGCGCCGCGATCTCGTGGATCTTTTTCTCAAGCCGAACACGCATGACTGCGTGGTACTGCGCGGCAGGCTCCTAGACCCCTACACCGGGCAGTGGATGGACTTCGAACGCGGCGAACGCTCCTCCGAGATTCAGATTGATCACGTGGTGGCACTGTCCAACGCCTGGCAGACTGGGGCCCAGCAGCTCTCCGAGGAGGCTCGGCGCGACTTCGCCAATGATCCTCGTAATCTCTTGGCGGTCAGCGGCTGGCAGAATCAGCAAAAAGGCGCCGGCGACGCCGCTACGTGGCTACCGAAGGATTCCTCGTTTCGTTGCACCTATGTCCGTTCACAAATCGAAGTGAAACGGGCCTACGGCCTGTGGGTGACACCCCCAGAAAAAGACGCGATGCAGCGCATTTTGCGGCAATGCCCCAGCGAGATCGAGCGCTCCTCAGCCGAACCGCCGAGAGCCGAGCAGCCTGCAACCGAGCAGCTCGCCCCTGATCAAGCCCCACAGATCACCGGCGATGAAGCGCATGTTCCCGCTGCGCCGGCTGATGCAGGAGACTACGTGGCCAATTGTGCGCAGGCTCGGGCTCAGGGGCTCGCACCGCTACACCGCGGCGAGCCGGGTTACCGCCCTGGGCTTGATGGGGATAATGACGGCATTGCCTGTGAATAG